A section of the Thauera chlorobenzoica genome encodes:
- a CDS encoding pyridoxine 5'-phosphate synthase, translated as MIELGVNIDHVATLRQARRTWEPDPVWAAVQAHLGGADGITIHLREDRRHIHDEDVRRLAELTQVKLNLEMAATDEMVAIACRTKPQMAMLVPEGRHEVTTEGGLDVLAQEPRLKDVIARLADAGIVTSVFIDAEIPQIEAAARVGARVCEIHTGPYAHAFHAAGRDAEAPAVVTELTKVQAAGEAVRALGMRFNAGHALNYYNVQPIARLPGVRELHIGHAIVSRAVFVGLREAVAEMKRLMREGAARSR; from the coding sequence ATGATCGAACTCGGCGTCAATATCGACCACGTCGCCACCCTGCGCCAGGCGCGCCGCACCTGGGAGCCCGACCCGGTGTGGGCCGCGGTGCAGGCCCACCTCGGCGGCGCCGACGGCATCACCATCCACCTGCGCGAAGACCGCCGCCACATCCATGACGAGGACGTGCGCCGCCTGGCCGAGCTCACCCAGGTCAAGCTCAACCTCGAGATGGCCGCCACCGACGAGATGGTCGCCATCGCCTGCCGCACCAAGCCGCAGATGGCGATGCTGGTGCCCGAAGGCCGCCACGAAGTCACCACCGAAGGCGGGCTCGACGTGCTCGCCCAGGAGCCGCGCCTGAAGGACGTGATCGCCCGCCTGGCCGACGCCGGCATCGTCACCAGCGTCTTCATCGACGCCGAGATCCCGCAGATCGAGGCCGCCGCCCGCGTCGGCGCGCGTGTCTGCGAGATCCACACCGGCCCCTACGCCCACGCCTTCCACGCCGCCGGTCGCGACGCCGAGGCGCCGGCGGTGGTCACCGAGCTCACCAAGGTGCAGGCCGCGGGCGAGGCGGTGCGCGCGCTCGGCATGCGCTTCAACGCCGGCCATGCGCTTAACTACTACAACGTGCAGCCGATCGCGCGCCTGCCCGGCGTGCGCGAACTGCACATCGGCCACGCCATCGTCAGCCGCGCAGTCTTCGTCGGCCTGCGCGAGGCGGTGGCCGAAATGAAACGCCTGATGCGCGAAGGCGCGGCACGCAGCCGCTGA
- a CDS encoding DegQ family serine endoprotease, whose protein sequence is MIHAFLRQAFAMLALALVAGSVSAAGISAGEIKALPDFTRLVERQGAAVVNISTTQARTDRPRFSFPLPELDESDPMFDFFRRFVPRLPESPAPDPDPDNQSLGSGFIVSADGYILTNAHVVEEAEEILVRLADKREFSAVVIGADARSDVALIRIEADGLPHVALGDPEALKVGEWVLAIGSPFGFEQSVTAGIVSAKGRSLPDENFVPFIQTDVAINPGNSGGPLFNLRGEVVGINSQIYSRTGGFMGLSFAIPIDVAMDVQQQLRTYGRVQRGRIGVSIQEVTRDLADGFGLPRAAGALVSMVEAGGPAARGGIEQGDVILRFNGRSVENSADLPRIVAAARPGATVDVDVFRDGKPHVLKLAVGEWQDPENARGAGSKPHAASAPNRLGLVLVAPTLAQRRERGIEQGLIVLRTEGAAARAEIAPGDLVLAMIKDGRQQRLGTVAEFNRTADALEPGQQITLLVRRGDASSYVSLRAAR, encoded by the coding sequence ATGATCCACGCCTTCCTGCGCCAGGCCTTCGCGATGCTGGCCCTGGCGCTGGTTGCGGGGTCGGTGTCGGCAGCCGGGATATCCGCAGGCGAGATTAAGGCGCTGCCCGATTTCACCCGGCTGGTCGAGCGCCAGGGGGCGGCGGTGGTCAATATCAGCACGACCCAGGCGCGTACGGACCGGCCCCGGTTTTCGTTTCCCCTACCGGAACTGGACGAGTCGGATCCGATGTTCGACTTCTTCCGCCGCTTCGTGCCCCGGCTTCCCGAATCGCCCGCCCCGGACCCCGATCCGGACAACCAGTCGCTCGGCTCGGGCTTCATCGTCAGCGCCGACGGCTACATCCTGACCAACGCTCACGTCGTCGAGGAGGCCGAGGAAATTCTCGTGCGCCTTGCCGACAAGCGCGAGTTCAGCGCAGTGGTCATCGGCGCGGATGCGCGCAGCGACGTCGCTCTGATCCGCATCGAGGCCGACGGCCTGCCGCACGTCGCGCTGGGCGACCCGGAAGCGCTGAAAGTGGGCGAATGGGTGCTGGCGATCGGTTCGCCGTTCGGTTTCGAGCAGTCGGTGACGGCCGGCATCGTCAGCGCCAAGGGGCGCAGCCTGCCCGACGAAAATTTCGTTCCCTTCATCCAGACCGATGTCGCGATCAATCCCGGCAATTCGGGCGGACCGCTGTTCAACCTCCGGGGCGAGGTGGTCGGCATCAACTCGCAGATCTACAGCCGCACCGGCGGCTTCATGGGCTTGTCGTTCGCAATCCCGATCGATGTGGCGATGGATGTGCAGCAGCAGCTGCGGACCTACGGGCGGGTGCAGCGCGGCCGGATCGGGGTGTCGATCCAGGAAGTGACGCGCGACCTGGCCGACGGCTTCGGCCTGCCGCGGGCAGCGGGGGCGCTGGTCAGCATGGTCGAGGCAGGCGGGCCGGCCGCGCGCGGTGGCATCGAACAGGGCGATGTGATCCTGCGCTTCAATGGCCGCAGTGTGGAAAACTCGGCCGATCTGCCGCGTATCGTGGCGGCCGCACGCCCCGGGGCAACGGTCGACGTCGACGTCTTTCGCGACGGCAAGCCGCACGTGCTGAAACTCGCGGTCGGCGAATGGCAGGATCCGGAAAACGCCCGTGGTGCCGGCAGCAAGCCGCATGCGGCTTCCGCGCCGAACCGGCTCGGACTGGTCCTGGTCGCGCCGACGCTGGCGCAGCGGCGCGAGCGTGGCATCGAGCAGGGGCTGATCGTGCTGCGTACCGAGGGGGCGGCTGCGCGCGCCGAAATCGCGCCCGGCGATCTCGTGCTGGCAATGATCAAGGACGGGCGCCAGCAGCGGCTGGGCACGGTGGCTGAATTCAACCGCACCGCGGACGCGCTCGAGCCGGGGCAGCAGATCACCCTGCTCGTACGTCGCGGCGATGCGAGCTCCTACGTCAGCCTGCGGGCAGCGCGATGA
- a CDS encoding DUF4845 domain-containing protein: protein MRMKSQRGLSLAGVLVVGALAAFALTIGFRTVPVINEYLAVKRIVNVLADEGDKGTPALELRRSFDRRGQIDGVSSVSGVDLLIDKSGPRTLIEVDYSRAVPLVANLSLLIDLHASSEAR, encoded by the coding sequence ATGCGCATGAAATCCCAACGCGGCCTGAGCCTGGCTGGCGTTCTCGTCGTCGGTGCGCTTGCCGCCTTCGCGCTGACGATCGGTTTCCGCACGGTGCCCGTGATCAACGAGTACCTGGCGGTCAAGCGCATCGTCAACGTGCTCGCCGACGAGGGCGACAAGGGCACGCCCGCACTGGAACTGCGCCGCAGCTTCGACCGCCGCGGCCAGATCGACGGTGTTTCCAGCGTCTCGGGGGTTGATCTGCTCATCGACAAGTCCGGCCCCCGCACCCTGATCGAGGTCGACTACAGCCGCGCCGTGCCGCTGGTGGCGAACCTGAGCCTGCTGATCGATCTCCATGCCAGCAGCGAGGCGCGTTGA
- a CDS encoding sigma-E factor negative regulatory protein codes for MKDTVSALLDDELEDHAIHPVFEKLRRDPDLRKDWDAYCMIGDALRGEHDCLPGFVERVMANLDAEPVVFSPAVASAGPARRTAWQSMLPIAASVMGVAAVGLVAATLYSRDDIAVARLAAVSAPAPVTKIAAGQGALPRTGDDPLREYVFAHQGISGGGPVPAGLQYVRTVSEQRQGAGR; via the coding sequence ATGAAGGACACAGTGTCGGCCCTGCTTGACGACGAGCTCGAAGATCATGCGATTCACCCGGTTTTCGAGAAACTGCGCCGCGATCCTGATCTCCGGAAGGACTGGGATGCGTATTGCATGATCGGTGATGCGCTGCGCGGCGAGCACGATTGCCTGCCCGGTTTCGTCGAGCGCGTGATGGCGAACCTCGACGCCGAGCCGGTGGTGTTTTCCCCCGCAGTGGCGAGCGCCGGGCCGGCGCGCCGCACGGCATGGCAGTCGATGTTGCCGATCGCGGCCTCGGTAATGGGGGTGGCAGCGGTAGGCCTGGTTGCCGCAACCCTGTATTCGCGGGACGACATCGCCGTGGCCCGGCTTGCGGCGGTGTCTGCTCCGGCCCCGGTCACGAAGATCGCCGCAGGCCAGGGAGCCCTGCCGCGGACCGGGGACGATCCGTTGCGCGAGTACGTCTTCGCTCACCAGGGGATCAGCGGTGGAGGGCCGGTGCCTGCCGGGCTGCAGTATGTACGGACCGTGTCCGAGCAGCGCCAGGGTGCGGGCAGATGA
- a CDS encoding glutaredoxin family protein: MKPAGPAPVFTVMSRQWCHLCHELVAALEPVAAEFGWEIEVFDVDQDAGLEARWDEWVPVLLHGERELCHYRFDEAAVRAYCAGFPLESRA, encoded by the coding sequence ATGAAGCCGGCCGGCCCGGCGCCCGTGTTTACCGTAATGAGCCGGCAGTGGTGCCACCTGTGCCACGAGCTGGTCGCGGCGCTGGAGCCGGTTGCGGCCGAGTTTGGCTGGGAAATCGAGGTTTTCGACGTCGACCAGGACGCTGGACTCGAAGCGCGCTGGGATGAATGGGTGCCGGTGCTGCTGCACGGCGAGCGCGAGCTGTGCCATTACCGCTTCGACGAAGCCGCGGTGCGCGCTTATTGCGCCGGTTTTCCGCTAGAATCGCGGGCTTGA
- a CDS encoding SoxR reducing system RseC family protein, whose protein sequence is MMQARAEVLRAEHGRVWLKLTDRAGGCGRCDEPGGCHSVQISHVFGPPQGEFVLPASIPLSPGDRVLISVPDGAPLNAALVSYGLGTLLLLVGAAAGSLIAPEGGGDLHAVAGGAAGLALAWTLNRVLTRSRNWRSHLRLELAPDASCMQSPQASR, encoded by the coding sequence ATGATGCAGGCACGTGCAGAAGTGTTGCGCGCCGAGCACGGTCGGGTGTGGCTCAAGCTTACCGACCGGGCCGGTGGTTGTGGGCGGTGTGACGAGCCGGGAGGCTGTCATTCGGTGCAGATCTCCCATGTGTTTGGCCCCCCGCAGGGCGAATTCGTCCTCCCGGCGAGCATCCCGCTGAGCCCCGGGGACCGGGTGCTGATCAGCGTTCCGGACGGGGCGCCGCTCAATGCCGCGCTCGTCAGCTACGGGCTTGGCACCTTGCTGCTGCTTGTCGGCGCCGCCGCAGGCAGCCTGATCGCACCCGAAGGCGGGGGCGATCTGCACGCGGTCGCAGGCGGCGCGGCAGGGCTGGCACTGGCCTGGACCCTGAATCGGGTGCTGACCCGGAGCCGGAACTGGCGCAGCCATCTGCGCCTGGAGCTCGCACCGGACGCCAGCTGCATGCAGTCGCCGCAGGCGTCGCGATGA
- the era gene encoding GTPase Era, with protein MNQEHSRPASAADAAADEAFRCGFVAIVGRPNVGKSTLLNRLVGQKISIVSSKAQTTRHRVTGIFTEERVQFVFVDTPGFQTHHRNALNRSMNRTVSQVLADVDLVFFVIEAGRFTDDDRKVLTVIPASSKVILVINKVDQLKDKARLLPFIDEVRQQREFTEIVPLSAEKGSNVAALVRAATPLLPVGVPMFEEDEVTDRSERFLASEFLREKLFRLLGDELPYGIAVEIEKFEVEGRLRRIHAAVIVDKPGHKAMVIGKGGEKLKRISSEARVELEKLFDGKVFLEVWVKVKSGWADDERALKSLGYE; from the coding sequence ATGAACCAAGAGCATTCCCGTCCCGCTTCGGCGGCGGACGCCGCTGCGGACGAAGCTTTCCGTTGCGGTTTCGTGGCCATCGTCGGCCGTCCCAACGTCGGCAAGTCGACGCTGCTCAACCGCCTCGTCGGGCAGAAGATCAGCATCGTCTCCAGCAAGGCGCAAACCACGCGCCACCGCGTCACCGGCATCTTCACCGAAGAGCGGGTGCAGTTCGTGTTCGTCGACACCCCGGGCTTCCAGACCCATCATCGCAACGCCCTCAACCGTTCGATGAACCGCACCGTCTCTCAGGTCCTGGCCGACGTCGATCTGGTGTTCTTCGTCATCGAGGCCGGTCGCTTCACCGACGACGACCGCAAGGTGCTGACGGTGATCCCCGCGTCGTCCAAGGTGATCCTGGTGATCAACAAGGTTGATCAGTTGAAGGACAAGGCCCGCCTGCTGCCTTTCATCGACGAGGTACGCCAGCAGCGTGAATTCACCGAGATCGTGCCCTTGTCGGCGGAGAAGGGGAGCAACGTCGCCGCCTTGGTCAGGGCGGCCACCCCGCTGCTGCCGGTCGGCGTGCCGATGTTCGAGGAAGACGAGGTCACCGACCGCAGCGAGCGCTTCCTCGCCTCCGAATTCCTGCGCGAGAAGCTGTTCCGCCTGCTCGGCGACGAGCTACCCTATGGCATCGCGGTCGAGATCGAGAAGTTCGAAGTCGAAGGCAGGCTGCGCCGCATCCACGCCGCGGTGATCGTCGACAAGCCCGGGCACAAGGCGATGGTGATCGGCAAGGGCGGCGAAAAGCTCAAGCGCATTTCCTCCGAGGCCCGGGTCGAGCTCGAGAAGCTGTTCGACGGCAAGGTCTTTCTCGAAGTCTGGGTCAAGGTCAAGAGCGGCTGGGCCGACGACGAGCGCGCGCTGAAGAGCCTGGGCTACGAATAA
- the lepA gene encoding translation elongation factor 4: MNHIRNFSIIAHIDHGKSTLADRLIHFCGGLSDREMEAQVLDSMDIERERGITIKAQTAALHYKAKDGQVYNLNLIDTPGHVDFSYEVSRSLAACEGALLVVDASQGVEAQTVANCYTALDLDVEVVPVLNKIDLPAADPDNARSEIEDVIGVDASEAILCSAKTGLGVEDVLEAIVARIPPPKGEPDGPLKALIIDSWFDNYVGVVMLVRVVDGVLKPKDRILLMSNGLQYPCDQVGVFTPRSVAREQLRAGEVGFIIAGIKEIEAAKVGDTVTLANRPAAEPLPGFKEIKPQVFAGLYPVESSEYDQLRDSLEKLRLNDASLQFEPEVSQALGFGFRCGFLGLLHMDIVQERLEREFDMDLITTAPTVVYEVVLNSGEVIRIENPAKLPEVGKYQEIREPIITATIFLPQDYVGPVITLCNQKRGAQIDMRYHGRQVQLVYELPMNEVVMDFFDKLKSVSRGYASLDYEFKEYRSADLVKLDMMVGGEKVDALSVIVHRASAQYRGRELAAKLRGLIPRQMFDVAVQAAIGAHIIARETIKALRKNVLAKCYGGDISRKKKLLEKQKEGKKRMKQVGNVEIPQEAFLAVLRTDEGK, encoded by the coding sequence ATGAATCATATCCGCAACTTCTCCATCATCGCCCACATCGACCACGGCAAATCGACCCTGGCCGATCGACTCATCCACTTCTGCGGCGGTCTGTCCGACCGTGAGATGGAAGCTCAGGTGCTCGACTCGATGGACATCGAGCGCGAGCGCGGCATCACCATCAAGGCGCAGACCGCGGCGCTGCACTACAAGGCCAAGGACGGGCAGGTCTACAACCTGAACCTGATCGACACCCCGGGCCACGTCGACTTCTCCTACGAGGTCAGCCGCTCGCTCGCCGCCTGCGAGGGCGCGCTGCTGGTGGTCGATGCCTCGCAGGGCGTCGAGGCGCAGACGGTGGCGAACTGCTACACCGCGCTCGACCTCGACGTCGAGGTCGTGCCGGTGCTGAACAAGATCGACCTGCCGGCGGCCGATCCGGACAACGCCCGCAGCGAGATCGAGGACGTGATCGGCGTCGATGCCTCCGAGGCGATCCTGTGCTCGGCCAAGACCGGCCTCGGCGTGGAAGACGTGCTCGAGGCGATCGTTGCCCGCATCCCGCCGCCCAAGGGCGAGCCGGACGGCCCGCTGAAGGCGCTGATCATCGACTCGTGGTTCGACAACTACGTCGGCGTGGTGATGCTGGTGCGCGTGGTCGATGGGGTGCTCAAGCCCAAGGACCGCATCCTGCTGATGTCGAACGGCCTGCAGTATCCGTGCGACCAGGTCGGCGTGTTCACGCCGCGCTCGGTGGCGCGCGAGCAACTGCGTGCGGGCGAAGTGGGTTTCATCATCGCCGGCATCAAGGAGATCGAAGCGGCCAAGGTCGGTGATACGGTGACGCTGGCGAACCGGCCCGCGGCCGAGCCGCTGCCCGGCTTCAAGGAGATCAAGCCGCAGGTGTTCGCCGGCCTCTACCCGGTGGAGTCCTCCGAGTACGACCAGCTGCGCGACTCGCTCGAGAAGCTGCGCCTGAACGACGCCTCGCTGCAGTTCGAACCGGAAGTCTCGCAGGCCCTGGGCTTTGGCTTTCGCTGCGGCTTCCTCGGCCTGTTGCACATGGACATCGTGCAGGAGCGGCTCGAGCGCGAGTTCGACATGGACCTGATCACCACCGCGCCGACGGTGGTGTACGAAGTCGTGCTCAACAGCGGCGAGGTCATCCGCATCGAGAACCCGGCGAAGCTGCCCGAGGTCGGCAAGTACCAGGAGATCCGCGAGCCGATCATCACCGCGACGATCTTCCTGCCGCAGGACTACGTCGGTCCGGTGATCACGCTGTGCAACCAGAAGCGCGGCGCACAGATCGACATGCGCTACCACGGTCGCCAGGTGCAGCTGGTCTATGAGCTGCCGATGAACGAAGTGGTGATGGACTTCTTCGACAAGCTGAAGTCGGTGTCGCGCGGTTACGCCTCCCTCGACTACGAGTTCAAGGAATACCGCAGCGCCGACCTGGTCAAGCTCGACATGATGGTCGGCGGCGAGAAGGTCGATGCGCTGTCGGTCATCGTGCACCGCGCCAGCGCGCAGTACCGCGGCCGCGAACTGGCCGCCAAGCTGCGCGGCCTGATCCCGCGCCAGATGTTCGACGTCGCCGTGCAGGCGGCGATCGGCGCGCACATCATCGCCCGCGAGACGATCAAGGCGCTGCGCAAGAACGTGCTCGCGAAGTGCTACGGCGGCGACATCTCGCGCAAGAAGAAGCTGCTCGAGAAGCAGAAGGAAGGCAAGAAGCGGATGAAGCAGGTCGGCAACGTCGAGATTCCGCAGGAAGCCTTCCTCGCCGTGCTGCGCACCGACGAAGGCAAGTGA
- the recO gene encoding DNA repair protein RecO, with protein MAGPRQRIEQQPAWVLHTLPWRETSLIVDLFARDHGRVALVAKGARRPHSQLRGVLMAFQPLLIDWSGGGEVKTLARAEWLGGQPLLTGRALLCGYYLNELLLRLTAREDAHPRLFAAYADAVGALGRGEAESPILRRFELALLQDLGYEVGLATDAATGSGLQPDARYLYIIERGPVRLEILEQEQDGVAALGEQPLLSGQTLLDMAADDFTRAETLLQSKQLLRVLINHILGGQPLQSRRVLKELQEL; from the coding sequence ATGGCCGGCCCGAGACAGCGCATCGAGCAGCAGCCCGCCTGGGTGCTGCACACCTTGCCGTGGCGCGAGACCAGCCTGATCGTCGACCTCTTCGCGCGCGACCATGGCCGGGTCGCGCTGGTGGCGAAAGGTGCGCGCCGGCCGCATTCGCAGCTGCGCGGCGTGCTGATGGCCTTCCAGCCGCTGCTCATCGACTGGTCGGGCGGAGGTGAAGTGAAGACCCTGGCGCGCGCCGAATGGCTCGGCGGCCAGCCCCTGCTCACCGGGCGGGCGCTGCTCTGCGGCTACTACCTCAATGAACTGCTGCTGCGCCTGACTGCGCGTGAGGATGCCCATCCGCGCCTCTTCGCCGCCTATGCCGACGCGGTGGGCGCGCTGGGCCGCGGCGAGGCCGAGTCGCCGATCCTGCGTCGCTTCGAGCTGGCCCTGCTGCAGGATCTGGGCTACGAGGTCGGCCTCGCCACCGATGCCGCGACCGGCTCCGGACTGCAGCCCGATGCGCGCTACCTTTATATAATCGAGCGTGGTCCGGTGCGGCTGGAGATCCTCGAACAAGAGCAGGACGGGGTCGCCGCACTCGGCGAGCAGCCGCTTTTGTCTGGACAGACCCTGCTCGACATGGCGGCCGACGACTTTACCCGCGCGGAGACGCTGCTGCAGTCCAAGCAGCTGCTGCGCGTGCTGATCAACCACATCCTGGGCGGCCAGCCGCTGCAGTCGCGCCGGGTGCTGAAGGAACTGCAGGAGCTCTGA
- the rnc gene encoding ribonuclease III — protein MTTDQLQSRLGHVFTDSGLLQEALTHRSFGLPNNERFEFLGDSILNCVMSIALFERFGELREGELSRVRASLVRQDALYRIALELELGDCLRLGEGELKSGGSRRPSILADALEAVFAAVFLDGGFPCAQGVIDRLYAPLLAGVDPRKPSKDAKTALQEWLQGRRMPLPAYTMVQVLGEAHSQEFEVACEIPRLGVRTLGRGSSRRIAEQQSAELALAAVRKK, from the coding sequence ATGACTACCGACCAGCTTCAATCCCGCCTGGGCCACGTCTTCACCGACTCCGGGCTGCTGCAGGAAGCGCTGACCCACCGCAGCTTCGGCCTGCCCAACAACGAGCGCTTCGAGTTCCTCGGCGACAGCATCCTCAACTGCGTGATGTCGATCGCCTTGTTCGAGCGCTTCGGCGAACTGCGCGAAGGCGAGCTGTCGCGCGTGCGTGCCTCGCTGGTGCGCCAGGACGCGCTCTACCGTATCGCGCTCGAACTCGAACTCGGCGACTGCCTGCGCCTGGGCGAAGGCGAACTCAAGTCCGGTGGCAGCCGCCGCCCGTCGATTCTCGCCGACGCGCTCGAGGCAGTGTTCGCGGCGGTGTTCCTGGACGGCGGCTTTCCCTGTGCGCAGGGCGTCATCGACCGCCTGTACGCGCCCTTGCTTGCCGGAGTCGATCCGCGCAAGCCGAGCAAGGACGCGAAGACCGCCTTGCAGGAGTGGCTGCAGGGGCGCAGGATGCCCTTGCCCGCCTACACGATGGTGCAGGTCCTGGGCGAAGCCCACTCGCAGGAATTCGAAGTCGCCTGCGAGATCCCCAGGCTCGGCGTGCGCACCCTGGGGCGCGGTTCCAGCCGGCGCATCGCCGAACAGCAGTCGGCCGAGCTTGCGCTCGCCGCCGTGAGGAAAAAATGA
- a CDS encoding MucB/RseB C-terminal domain-containing protein produces the protein MRLIPAVLGLCVMLLLAPVYAEAPVDPLSWLGRVATAGQRLNYVGTFVYQSGGQVETSRIAHRVDADGEHERLEVLDGSPREIIRRGNEVHCVLPDERTVIIDEAAGGRRAFPARLPLSPVGLAENYRIRKGEIGRIAGYEVQALVLEPRDDLRYGHILWAEIKSGLLLKARMLDERGELIEQFAFSDVRIGGDVDSDLLKSRFTPGDGWRVVNARASEMPRGSSGWGLAEMLPGYSLSSVMQRPLGRDRGQAVHMVYSDGLAAISVFIEPAGDGSVAGLGPVSTGAINIYKRTLNGHVITALGEAPERAVRRIGDSIQPVGQ, from the coding sequence ATGAGGTTGATCCCCGCTGTATTGGGCCTTTGCGTGATGCTGCTGCTGGCGCCGGTGTATGCCGAAGCGCCTGTCGATCCGCTGTCCTGGCTGGGCCGGGTCGCTACCGCGGGGCAGCGTCTGAATTACGTCGGAACGTTCGTCTATCAGTCCGGCGGGCAGGTGGAAACTTCACGCATCGCCCACCGTGTCGATGCCGACGGGGAGCATGAGCGCCTCGAGGTGCTCGATGGCAGCCCCCGCGAAATCATTCGCCGCGGCAACGAAGTGCACTGCGTGCTGCCCGACGAGCGTACCGTGATCATCGACGAGGCGGCCGGTGGGCGCAGGGCTTTCCCTGCCCGGCTGCCGCTCTCTCCGGTCGGACTCGCCGAAAATTACCGTATCCGCAAAGGCGAGATCGGGCGCATCGCCGGCTATGAAGTGCAGGCACTGGTCCTCGAGCCGCGCGACGATCTGCGCTACGGGCATATCCTGTGGGCCGAGATCAAGAGCGGGCTGCTGCTCAAGGCGCGCATGCTGGACGAGCGCGGCGAGCTCATCGAACAGTTTGCCTTCAGCGACGTGAGGATCGGGGGGGACGTCGATTCCGATTTGCTGAAGTCCCGGTTCACCCCGGGAGACGGCTGGCGGGTGGTCAATGCACGCGCCAGCGAAATGCCGCGCGGCAGCAGCGGCTGGGGGCTTGCAGAGATGCTGCCCGGCTACAGCCTCAGCTCGGTGATGCAGCGCCCGCTCGGGCGCGACCGCGGGCAGGCCGTGCATATGGTGTACAGCGATGGGCTGGCGGCGATATCGGTGTTCATCGAGCCGGCCGGCGATGGTTCGGTCGCCGGCCTCGGTCCTGTTTCCACCGGTGCGATCAATATCTACAAGCGCACGCTCAACGGCCATGTGATCACCGCGCTCGGCGAAGCGCCCGAGCGCGCCGTTCGCCGGATCGGCGACAGCATTCAACCAGTGGGGCAATGA
- the rpoE gene encoding RNA polymerase sigma factor RpoE has product MSDRVLDQQLVERVQRGDKQAFGLLVSKYQRKLNRLLSRLIRDPAEVEDVAQETFIKAYRALGSFRGDSAFYTWLYRIGINTAKNYLVSQSRRAPTSTSFDSEEAETFEDGDQLRDINTPERLMMTRQIGETVDQAMEALPEELRTAIMLRELEGLRYEEIANIMECPIGTVRSRIFRAREAIAERLRPLLDTAPDKRW; this is encoded by the coding sequence ATGAGCGACCGTGTGCTCGATCAGCAGCTCGTCGAGCGCGTACAGCGCGGCGACAAACAGGCTTTCGGCTTGCTGGTGTCCAAGTACCAGCGCAAGCTGAACCGGCTGTTGTCGCGCCTGATCCGCGATCCTGCCGAAGTCGAGGACGTGGCGCAGGAAACCTTCATCAAGGCTTACCGTGCGCTGGGTTCGTTCCGCGGGGACAGTGCCTTCTATACCTGGTTGTACCGGATCGGCATCAATACGGCGAAGAACTATCTGGTGTCCCAGAGCAGAAGAGCGCCCACTTCCACGAGTTTCGACTCCGAGGAGGCCGAGACCTTCGAGGATGGCGATCAGTTGCGGGACATCAATACGCCCGAGCGGCTGATGATGACGCGCCAGATCGGCGAAACCGTGGATCAGGCAATGGAGGCGCTGCCCGAGGAGCTGAGGACTGCCATCATGTTGCGTGAACTCGAAGGGCTCCGCTACGAGGAGATCGCCAACATCATGGAATGCCCGATAGGGACGGTGCGCTCGCGGATCTTCCGCGCGCGTGAAGCGATTGCAGAACGTCTGCGGCCCCTGCTGGATACAGCCCCGGACAAACGTTGGTAG
- the lepB gene encoding signal peptidase I produces MNFALILFLLLVATGVLWLFDRFHARKLRPAGTPAPWWVEYGASFFPVILVVFGLRSFVVEPFKIPSGSMIPTLLVGDFILVNKWNYGIRLPVINKKIIDIGAPQRGDVMVFRYPADPSLDYIKRVVGLPGDRVEYLNKRLRINGEVVALEASGSYLHPDRLYYSPQFTEKLGAAEHSVLIERDAPAFVPQVMNFPQRGNCTYTSAGVSCTVPEGHYFVMGDNRDASSDSRVWGFVPEDNIVGRAFFIWFNFGDMKRIGGFH; encoded by the coding sequence ATGAACTTCGCCCTGATCCTCTTCCTGCTGCTCGTCGCCACCGGCGTGCTGTGGCTCTTCGACCGCTTTCATGCGCGCAAGCTGCGCCCGGCTGGCACGCCGGCGCCGTGGTGGGTGGAGTACGGAGCGAGCTTCTTTCCGGTGATCCTGGTCGTGTTCGGGCTGCGCTCGTTTGTCGTCGAGCCGTTCAAGATCCCCTCCGGGTCGATGATCCCGACCCTGCTGGTGGGCGATTTCATCCTCGTCAATAAATGGAACTACGGTATCCGCCTGCCGGTGATCAACAAGAAGATCATCGACATCGGTGCGCCGCAGCGCGGCGACGTGATGGTGTTCCGCTATCCGGCCGATCCTTCGCTCGACTACATCAAGCGCGTCGTCGGCCTGCCCGGCGACCGGGTCGAATACCTCAACAAGCGCCTGCGGATCAATGGCGAGGTCGTCGCCCTCGAGGCCAGCGGCAGTTATCTCCACCCCGATCGTCTGTACTATTCTCCACAGTTCACCGAGAAGCTCGGGGCGGCCGAGCATTCGGTGCTGATCGAGCGCGACGCACCGGCGTTCGTGCCGCAGGTGATGAATTTCCCGCAGCGCGGAAACTGCACGTATACCAGTGCGGGCGTCAGCTGCACCGTGCCCGAGGGGCATTACTTCGTGATGGGCGACAACCGCGACGCCAGCAGCGACAGCCGGGTGTGGGGCTTCGTTCCCGAGGACAACATCGTCGGCCGCGCCTTCTTCATCTGGTTCAATTTCGGCGACATGAAGCGGATCGGCGGTTTCCACTGA